A stretch of Triticum aestivum cultivar Chinese Spring chromosome 1D, IWGSC CS RefSeq v2.1, whole genome shotgun sequence DNA encodes these proteins:
- the LOC123174095 gene encoding disease resistance protein RGA2-like, giving the protein MDVLLSAVVGDLFGRSASFVINRYFQRQPGIDMILQRLERVVLRIDTVVEEAEGRHITNQGMLRQLKMLRQGMYRGHYVLDALTFQAPDDEEEEEEEVSHSSSALTNVTPAKRLRFSQAGSSTSNREELLFGVNSNVREELQRMVDTLEDTMAGMKEFLFFLQSCPPILRQPYGAYLLLDNCMFGRQSERQRVLDFLLRPSAAPDLAVLPIVGPIRVGKTTLVEHICRDESVRDRFSMILFFPEGSLKDEGVIDLKGENINGLVKHRDCASSNMLLIIVEIGEDINKEAWRRLKSSTTRMTPRGGSKIIITSRSGRIVNLGTTETLRLDYLPPEAYCHFFKSIAFGSTNPNEHPKLATMAMEIALEQRQCFTGAHLVAGILRDNFNARFWRTILECVRAYKQTNLLMFEKHPNLRLREDEPVYYWRLAKSRRYFLICNYHPSDSSSEEVPKISVRDILLGCTLPHGEFEALAWRSRIPPYYNYTISCKMQAPEPKVGRKKRMPQDEGHLS; this is encoded by the coding sequence ATGGACGTCCTGCTCTCTGCAGTCGTTGGCGACCTCTTCGGCAGGTCGGCATCCTTCGTGATCAACAGATACTTCCAGCGGCAGCCCGGCATCGACATGATTCTCCAGAGGCTGGAGAGAGTAGTACTGAGAATCGACACCGTTGTCGAGGAGGCAGAGGGGCGGCACATCACCAACCAAGGGATGCTCCGTCAGCTCAAGATGTTGAGGCAAGGGATGTACAGAGGCCACTATGTTCTTGATGCCTTGACATTCCAAGCCcctgacgatgaggaggaggaggaggaggaggtcagccACTCATCGTCTGCGCTCACCAATGTAACTCCAGCCAAACGGCTTCGTTTCTCTCAGGCTGGCAGCAGTACTAGTAACAGAGAAGAACTGTTGTTTGGTGTAAACAGCAACGTACGAGAAGAGCTGCAGCGGATGGTTGATACCCTTGAAGACACCATGGCTGGTATGAAAGAatttcttttcttcttgcagtcgtGTCCTCCGATACTCCGCCAACCTTATGGCGCATATTTGCTCTTGGACAATTGCATGTTTGGTCGCCAATCAGAACGGCAACGGGTCCTGGATTTCTTGCTGCGTCCCAGTGCTGCTCCAGATTTGGCTGTACTTCCAATTGTTGGTCCAATAAGAGTAGGGAAGACCACTCTTGTTGAGCATATTTGCAGGGATGAGAGTGTGCGTGATCGTTTCTCAATGATCCTCTTCTTTCCAGAAGGCAGCCTCAAGGATGAAGGAGTGATCGACCTGAAAGGGGAAAATATTAATGGTCTAGTCAAACATCGGGATTGTGCTTCTTCAAACATGTTGCTGATTATTGTTGAAATAGGTGAGGACATTAACAAGGAAGCATGGAGAAGGCTGAAATCTTCCACGACACGCATGACACCGCGTGGTGGGAGTAAAATTATAATCACAAGTCGTTCTGGAAGAATTGTTAATCTAGGAACAACCGAAACACTTCGGCTGGACTATCTCCCTCCAGAAGCTTATTGTCACTTTTTCAAATCAATTGCATTCGGAAGCACAAACCCTAATGAGCACCCAAAACTGGCAACAATGGCTATGGAGATCGCTTTGGAACAGAGACAATGTTTCACAGGCGCGCATCTTGTTGCTGGGATACTGAGAGATAACTTCAATGCTCGATTTTGGCGCACAATTCTTGAATGCGTGAGAGCATATAAACAGACAAATCTCCTTATGTTTGAAAAGCACCCAAACCTTCGTTTGCGGGAAGATGAACCAGTGTACTATTGGAGATTGGCGAAGAGCCGCAGATATTTCTTGATTTGCAACTATCATCCGTCAGATTCCTCCAGTGAGGAAGTCCCCAAGATCAGTGTGCGGGACATCCTCTTAGGATGTACACTACCTCATGGGGAATTTGAGGCTCTTGCATGGAGGTCTCGCATACCACCCTACTACAACTACACAATAAGCTGTAAGATGCAAGCGCCAGAACCTAAGGTTGGAAGAAAGAAGCGCATGCCTCAGGACGAAGGACATTTGAGTTGA